In Paenibacillus sp. J23TS9, a single genomic region encodes these proteins:
- a CDS encoding N-acetyltransferase — protein MTSVYLKLITDDNMEECLQLKPREDQRRLVAPNSDSLEKAKREPSSRPYGIYTGDTMVGFALFDEEVYPEDGYFWICRFMIDERYQGKGYGKAGLAAVLEQQKSHSDCVKIRISHVPDNGVANRLYKGFGFVETGEVIGGETVLDYIIL, from the coding sequence ATGACAAGCGTGTACCTGAAATTGATTACCGATGACAACATGGAAGAATGCTTGCAGCTCAAGCCAAGGGAAGATCAGCGGCGGCTTGTAGCCCCGAATTCCGATTCACTCGAGAAGGCGAAGCGGGAACCATCTTCAAGACCTTATGGGATTTACACTGGCGATACCATGGTTGGATTCGCTTTGTTCGATGAGGAGGTTTATCCTGAGGACGGTTATTTCTGGATTTGCCGGTTCATGATTGATGAACGCTATCAAGGTAAGGGGTATGGCAAAGCTGGACTCGCGGCGGTTCTGGAGCAGCAGAAAAGCCATTCAGATTGTGTCAAAATCCGCATATCCCATGTTCCTGATAATGGAGTCGCTAACCGTTTATATAAAGGCTTCGGATTTGTAGAGACCGGTGAAGTGATCGGCGGGGAAACGGTGCTGGACTATATAATCTTATGA